DNA from Halobacterium sp. CBA1132:
GGCGGACGTTGAAGTCCTGGGGGTCCAGCCCTGTTTCAGCCGCGAACGCCCGCTCAACGTCGTCGATGTTGTCCCCCGGTTCGATGGTGACGTCGTCGGCCGCGTTCTGAATCGGGTCATCTATGCCCTGTTCGCCATCCCCACTCCCAGAGTCGGGATACGCGTATGGCTGGTCATCATCTGCCCCGGGGACAGTGTCATCGTCTATATTCGGCCCATCCGACGTATCCGTCCCGACGTTATCATCACCTTGGGGTCCTGTCGGCCCCTGTTCAGTTGTCGGTCCATCGAAGCCGTCAGAGCCCGTTCCCGGTCCGGGAGCCGGGCCGCCCGGCCCTGCCGGGTTGTCCCCTTCCTCAACGCCGTCGTTTCCACTCTCGGTGCCGCCGGTTGCGCTCGGCGCGTCCGATGGGTCGTCAGCATCCTGCCCGCCGGTATCCGGCGAGTCGTCCTGCGGGTCCTCGTTCGGCCGGTCCTCCGGCGTCGTGGACGTCACCGAATCCGTGCTGCCGTCGTCGCTCGACGGTGGGGAAGCACTCGGCGCATCACTCGGGTCGTCTGCGTCCTGCCCGCTCGTCGAGTCACCGGACGGGTTCCCACCCGCGCTTCCGGAGTCGAGGTCCTTCTCACCCCGGCCGGGCGGACTGCCGGCGTCGCCGTCGTCTTCGTCGATGCTCGGCGGGTCGAGCGCACCGACGCTGCCCGGGTCGCGGTACCCGCCACCGCTCGATGAATCCGACCCGCTATCTGACGACGTGTCTGAGGAGTTAGAATCCTCGTCGTCGTTGACGGGGCTGCGTGGGTCGTCGGCCGGCCACCGGTCGCGGCCGCCAACCGAGTCACTATCCTCCTCGCTGTCGTTTGCGGAGCCGAAACCGCTACCGGCACCGAGTCGGGCACGGGCCATTTGTCTACCAGCAAATACGAGCGCCCCCTACCTAGTTGCAACGGGAAATAGAACTGAGGGCCCAGTTTGTGGTTCCACTACTGGTGTTCGAGCGTGAATCTATCTCTGGGGAAATCAGTCAGCGTTGCGTATTAATCGGTCTGGAGAATGGTCCGTATGGCGCTCGTGATCTTCATAGAACTCTTCGGCTTCTTCTTCATCCGTGAATAGCCAGCTGTCATTACATTCTCGACACCGAACCTCGTATCGAGAGCTAGCGGTGCCAAATTCCCGCTGTACCACACGTCGAAGCTCGTTGCGTCGTTCGAAGTCCGAGTCAAAATCAACGCCAATCTTCTCCAGCGTCTTATCAACCAGCAGTCGCTCCCGCGCTGCTTTTTTCATCCAACTGGAGAAGCTCTCGTCTCCATCTTCGACCTCGTCTTTGATTTGCGTCAGTAGCCGCTCGTCTTTGCCAAACCAGATTCCCTGCGTTGTTCCCATACACGAACGCTACTCTGCAAGAGTATGAGTATTCACCTGCAAGGCGGGCTGGTGATTCTGGTAGTCCCCCGGAGCCCTGCAAAACAGATTCCGCATCTTCCACAGGCGTGCATCTTGAGAAACACGTCGCTAGGTAGTTATTGAAACTCCCCTGTGAAGGGGAGAGACCCTGCGTGATGACCGATACGAAACTCAATCGCTCGTCCGGAGCCATCGTCACTTGAGCGGGACGGCCATCGCCGCCCCGGCTCATATCGTAGGGAGGAGCCTTACGGCCTCTACTCCCGCTTGAGCCGCACGACGGTGACGATAAGTGCCGCGAGGCGGAGGATCGTTGTCACGACCCATCTCGTCGTCTCCGATACCGTGAAGCCTGCAATGATGGTTCCAATCACCACGCAGGTGGCAGTGGAATGCTGCCATCAATTCATAACACGCCCGCTCGTATAAAGCCCCACGTTCCGCATGCGCGCGGAAATCGACAGACGGCAGTATTGTGAAGACGACCGGACTGGGCAGGGATGTAGCTATCGCTGAGGAGGATTAGTGCGTGGGTGGATTAACTGCACCACCCACGTGATGATTGGAACCAGTTGATTGAATGAGTCCCTCATTCATAACCTTAGTGTCTGAGTATGGGGTAGGGTGGGGTTAGACTAAAGTTTCACTCGGGTTGCGAGTATTGACCGGCGCTGCCATCTCCGGTTAGTTTCCGACTTGTGAAAGAAGTCGTCACCGAACCCGCTGGTTCCCGCCCTATATCGCGGTTTCCTCCGTCAGTCACCCGGTTCTAAGTGCAAGGTTGTTCTAACAAGTAGGTATGAGGCTAGAGGCGACCGGGAAAGACGACGAGTACAAAGTCTGGATGACCGACCCCGAACTCGAGGAGCTGCGGCGACACGCCGACAGCCATCGCGACGACCTCATCATCCAACTCGGTGGGTACGTCGGCCTGCGCGCGTTCGAGATACCGCAGATACAGCCGCGTCACGTCGCGCGAACCGAGGACGGCGACCACTACCGACTGCGCGTCCCTGAAGGCAAGGACACCTCCGGGAACGGCGGGAAGCCACGCAACGCCTACCTCCCTCGCGACGTCGAGAGCGACATCCACCGGTTCCAGAACGCCGAGGACATCGGCCGACGGGAATCGCTCATCGACTTGACCGAACGCGGCATTCGGGCTGTCGTCAAGCGCACGGCCGAGCGTGCGGCCGACGAGAGCGGCGACGAAGACTACCGGTACGTCAGCAGCCACGACCTCCGACGTCGGTACGCGCAGCGGCTGCTCGTCGACGAGCAAGTGAACCCGCGCGTGGTGATGCAGGTCGGTGGATGGGATAGCTTTGCGGCCATCGAGCCGTACCTCAACGCGCCGACCCCGGACGTCGTCAACGACGCGTTCGAAGACGCGGGGATTGCATGAAGGAAGTCGCTGTGTCGTTGGTCCTCGCGACCGCCATCGGGACGACTGCCGGGATGACTGTCGGCGTGATGAGCGATGGGAGGTTCGCCGCTGCGGTCGGATTAGGAGCTGGAGTTATGGTCGGTCTCGTCACCTTCTTCGCTATACTCGTTCTAAGCGCGCCGAATACATCATCTCCCGATTTCAGGCGGTAATCGCGCACGAGGAGGGCGGTTTCGGGGACGATACCCCAAGGTTGACCCCACCAATCCGCCGGTCTACAAGGAGCAGTTCACACGGGAATGTCCGATAGCCCCCGAGTGCTTAACCGGACTCCTAGCTAGGCCCTGACGTATGTCGGGACACGACTCCCAGTGGGTCTACGTCATCCAGCACGAGCTGGGGCCAGTCAAAATCGGCATCGCGGAAGACCCTCACAGGCGTCTCGGAGAACTCCAGGTCTCGTGCCCGTTCGAACTCACAGTCCGGAACTCCCGACGGCCCGTCGACGCGCAGGAAGTCGAGTCCTTCCTTCACGACCACTTCGAGAGGTACCACATGCGGGGCGAGTGGTTCGACATCCCGCCGGACCTCCGGGACTTCGAGATTCCGACGAAGATTCACTCGACAGGTCGCCCGAACATCGCCGTTCCCCGTGGCGGGCCGCGATACTTAACCGCTGAATGGGGCGAGTTCCTGGAGCAAGTGTACCGGACGATGAGGCCAATAAAAGGGGCAACTGGCCAGATCAACGAGCTTCGCTCAACGTGGAGAGAATATGGAGCGAAGTACCTCGAAGATGAATCTGTCGACGGAAACGACCAGTCGGTGAACGCGCCGGGCGACGTTACCGACACCGTCGACGACGTCCCGACCGGTCGAGTCCAGTGTACACGATGCGGCCACTACTACGACCGCCAGCGCGAATCCTGCCCGAAATGTCGTGGTGGCGCGAGATTTGACCCAGAAGATGAGGGGCGGCGATAGACGGCTTCATCGATAAACTTCATTCCACTTCATCGAATCAGCTCCTCGCGGACGCGCTTCCGGTTACTGGTTACGGTTACTGGTTACAACACGCGGTTTCTCCAAAAACCCTATGTGAAGGTAGCATCTGTGTCTACATGAGCGCGGAAGGTGCCGCGTGGAGGCTGTATGACCATGACCCGCAAGCCCTGAGGCGCAAGCCAACGGGCGTTGAAGATGGACGTGGGTGCAGCAATCCCACCTGATTCTAAATCTCCGATAGTCGCGACGCCAGCTCGTCGTAGCCCTGACGCCGGGCGTACTCCGCGACCGGGCGGAGCGAACGGTTGAATTCGTCAGGTTCACCGCCACCCATCCAGCCTCGATACCAGCAGTTCACACGACTCGCGACCGACTCCGCGCGGCGCTGCTTTATCCGCTCAACTTCGACCGGATTGGAGCTGGTGACCAGCGAATTATACGCACTCCCCCATCGGTCGTTGAAGTCCTCCTTCGTCTGTGGAGCTTCAGGATCAACCGCCGAGCAGTGTCGAGGATGATCGATTTGCCGGGCAAGATGGTTCGCGGAGACGTCAGCGAGGAGCGACGCGGGGTAGTAGTATTCTGACTGAATGCATGTCACGACCGGCGGAACATCCTCAGAAATGCCGTAGTAAGCGCGCCCGAACCGGTCTGCCTTATCGGCGGCTCCATCGAGGATGATGAGAGCGTCGTCAGCAGCTAACTCGTTCACTAATACGGCCGATTGGACTGCTTCGACACGTTCCGGATTCGAGCCGTCCTGCCCCAAGTGCGAGGTCGCGATTACTCGGTCCTTATTCTGGTCGGTGACCGTTTCGAAGAAGTCGATGCTTTCCTCGTAGTCGAGGCGGTGGGATTTGTCCTGAAACGGTCGAAATGTGTGGCCGTCCGCCGCTTCGTAGATACTATCGAGAACAGGGAGTTCATCGTCGCGCTCCGAGAGAACTGCCGTCGTGACTGTTATCCCGTCAATAGTGCTGGCGTCAATAGCGATAGAGCGGGTGTATTCCGAGTCACCGGCATTAAACGGGCGCACAGGCTATTTTGTAGATGACAGTGGGCTTTATTGAGGGTTCTGTTTCCCGACCCTACAACTACTGGATCAACAACACATGAAATTTGGTTACAGGTTACAATTACAGGTTGCAATTACAGGTTACAATTACAGGTTGCAATCACAGGTTACAATTACGGGTTACATCCATAGGCTACAGGTTGCAATCAGTAGCCACTCGCCTGTTCGACCGCCTTCTTCTTCTCAGCCTCTCGCGCATCCTCCAGAATCGAAGGCAGTGCCGCTCGCAGCCCGACGCGCATCAATAGGCGGGCGACGTCACTCTGGTAGACATCCTCGGTATCCGCGTCCTCATCATCGAGTTCAAGAGCTAGCTCCAACGCCACGGCGTCCAAATCGCCCGCCTCGTCCAACCCAACAAGTAGGGCTTTCAGCTCCTTGTCGCGGATGTTGATGTTCTCGGGCGATCCGCCTTCCTCTATCGCGAGGAGAGCGTCTTTGATTGCCTCGACGCGGTCTACACCCTCGGTGTCCGTGGACGGGTCCGACGTGTGTCGCTTCTGTTCTTTCGCCGCTGCGAATGCCTGTTCCGCCGCCTCTTCCGCGTTCTCTGAGGTTTCGTCAGTCATGATTAGCTAATCCGTTTCAGTAGTTCCGTGGTGTTTGCTTCGTAAGCCGCCCGTGCCCGCTCCCCGGTCGCGTACAGCTCGTCTTCACTCGCCGCGAACAGCGTCTTCCCAGCCGATTGCAGGTTGCCGATATTCTGTGAATCCGCGACCGGCTCTGCAACGATCTCCGGATACGCGTCCTCAATCTCCTCGACGAACTCCTCAGACTGCTTCGTCGCTCCGCTAATCATGGTCGGGATGACCATCGACAGATGCGGGTGGATGTCGTGTGCATCGAGGACAGCACTAAGGTCCTCACGAATCTCCGCGAGCGCGTCCGCGAGACTATCCAACTGGTCGCGCTCGAACGCGCCGGGGCAAAGCGGCGTCACGACGTTTTCGGCCGCGACGATGCCGTTCAGCGCGATGTTATCTTCCTTGCCCGGGAGGTCCATAATCGCGACGTCGTATCGCTCAGCAAGATGCTCCTCGCAGAATTCGTCGAGCATCAGATATCGGTCTTCGACTGGCACCGACGCGAGGTTGTTGTCCGCGCCCGACAGTCCGGGGTCGGACGGAATCAGGTCCGGACCCTCCCCCGTGTCGAACACCATGCGGTCTACGACATCCGGGATGTTGGTCGCGATGAAGGTCCAATCGTCCCCAAAGACTGCCGAGATCGGCGCGTCCGGATCCTCGACCTCGTCGGCGAGCCCGAACTGGGTCGCGAGGTCGTTTTGCTGTCCCGCGAGGTCTAGCAGTACAACGTCTAAACCGTGGTCTTGCGCGGCGGACGTCGCCATGTGCGCAGCGGACGTCGTCTTACCGACGCCGCCTTTGCCAACATAAAACGCCGCATGCCTCATTTCACCCATTACGGTTACAGTAACCGTAATCAGGTTACATAAACCTATTCCAGTTACCGAAAACGCCAGCCAACTGGCGAACTACGATGTGGCTATCAACCGTTTCTCGGCCACTCAACCGGTATTACGCCTATTTGAGGAGTTTATAGATATTCTTGAAGTATTCTTCCCTGACTTCTCCGCCCCAAAAGTGGCGGTAATGCCGGTCAACAACGTCGTCACCGACATCTCCCCGAAGGTACTTCACGAGCGGGCGGTCGATTCCTTGAACTTCAGTCATCGTCGTAAACCAGTGTCGGAAGTAATGGGGAGTAACATTCTGTGACCTGCCTGCACCCACCTCATACCAACCATACGCTTCTGCGAGATCGGCAACAACGTTGAACAACTGCCCTCGTGTCATCCGTGCGTACCGCTCAATATCGCCATATCCCGACTGGAGTGTGAAGACTGGATTAGCATCACTTGGCATGTGAGTTGGTCGAACTGCCAACCAATAGATGAGCGTCTGCTTCAGTTCCTCATCGAGAGGGAGGATGGTATCTCGCTGCCGCTTGTTCCCATTATCTCGTTTCTCTCCGTTCACTTCCTGCCCGGAGGCGATGTTACTGCTGACGAAGATGCAGTCCTCGCGATGGTCGATTTCCGGGCGTGGGGAGAGTAAGTGTTCGATTCGAGGGTCCTGAATCTTCAGGTCGCGCATATCGAGGTTACAGAGTTCACTGGCTCGAATCCCTGTTTTCACGAGAAGCATCACCATAGCGAAAGCTAGTGGTGACTCAATAGTCTGGACGAAGTCCCGCATCTCCTCGACGGAAATATCCCGACGGTGCTGCGTCGTCTGGATGTTGAATTGAACACGGTCGAGCGCCACCGCCATCGGATTTGTCTCGTACGTCCCGCGGTCGCTGTAGAACTGATAGAACCGCTTTATCGTGTTTGCGTGTCGTTTCAGAGTATGCTCCCCGATGTTGTCATGGCCACGGAGCCAGTCAACTAAATCGAGGGCGTCTTTCTCGTCCATTTGACCAGGTTGCTTCTCGATTTTATCGAGGAACTCTTGGAGGTGGTTCAGCGCTTCTTCCTCCATATCCACAGTCCGCTCGCTTTTCCCCGATTTCCGCATCCTCTCCATATAGTAGTCGTAGGGATCGTCAGGGTCAGGTGCGCTACTGATGCTCATTCTGTTCATAGCCTCCTTCAGCCGGGTTGTACGCTATTCTGTCTTCGTCGTCAAGTTCGCGGATTGCCTCCAGTGTCCGATCTTCTATTGGGGTGAGGACAGCGTCGACGATCTCGTCTGGAGGTAGAGGATCATCATGGTCGTCAAGAGTGTTGAGGACACGATCTCTGATCTGGAGCGGGTCATCCGTGT
Protein-coding regions in this window:
- a CDS encoding tyrosine-type recombinase/integrase, whose protein sequence is MSISSAPDPDDPYDYYMERMRKSGKSERTVDMEEEALNHLQEFLDKIEKQPGQMDEKDALDLVDWLRGHDNIGEHTLKRHANTIKRFYQFYSDRGTYETNPMAVALDRVQFNIQTTQHRRDISVEEMRDFVQTIESPLAFAMVMLLVKTGIRASELCNLDMRDLKIQDPRIEHLLSPRPEIDHREDCIFVSSNIASGQEVNGEKRDNGNKRQRDTILPLDEELKQTLIYWLAVRPTHMPSDANPVFTLQSGYGDIERYARMTRGQLFNVVADLAEAYGWYEVGAGRSQNVTPHYFRHWFTTMTEVQGIDRPLVKYLRGDVGDDVVDRHYRHFWGGEVREEYFKNIYKLLK
- a CDS encoding GIY-YIG nuclease family protein, translated to MSGHDSQWVYVIQHELGPVKIGIAEDPHRRLGELQVSCPFELTVRNSRRPVDAQEVESFLHDHFERYHMRGEWFDIPPDLRDFEIPTKIHSTGRPNIAVPRGGPRYLTAEWGEFLEQVYRTMRPIKGATGQINELRSTWREYGAKYLEDESVDGNDQSVNAPGDVTDTVDDVPTGRVQCTRCGHYYDRQRESCPKCRGGARFDPEDEGRR
- a CDS encoding DUF5805 domain-containing protein; this translates as MSEPDNTDYHDKDYGRNPQVTIRGRPEELKEWDEAVKNTDMNRSEWLRYMIRAGRRQVAELDPRTNDTDDPLQIRDRVLNTLDDHDDPLPPDEIVDAVLTPIEDRTLEAIRELDDEDRIAYNPAEGGYEQNEHQ
- a CDS encoding site-specific integrase; the protein is MRLEATGKDDEYKVWMTDPELEELRRHADSHRDDLIIQLGGYVGLRAFEIPQIQPRHVARTEDGDHYRLRVPEGKDTSGNGGKPRNAYLPRDVESDIHRFQNAEDIGRRESLIDLTERGIRAVVKRTAERAADESGDEDYRYVSSHDLRRRYAQRLLVDEQVNPRVVMQVGGWDSFAAIEPYLNAPTPDVVNDAFEDAGIA
- a CDS encoding ParA family protein, which codes for MGEMRHAAFYVGKGGVGKTTSAAHMATSAAQDHGLDVVLLDLAGQQNDLATQFGLADEVEDPDAPISAVFGDDWTFIATNIPDVVDRMVFDTGEGPDLIPSDPGLSGADNNLASVPVEDRYLMLDEFCEEHLAERYDVAIMDLPGKEDNIALNGIVAAENVVTPLCPGAFERDQLDSLADALAEIREDLSAVLDAHDIHPHLSMVIPTMISGATKQSEEFVEEIEDAYPEIVAEPVADSQNIGNLQSAGKTLFAASEDELYATGERARAAYEANTTELLKRIS